From one Flavobacterium kingsejongi genomic stretch:
- a CDS encoding IS256 family transposase yields the protein MIEDGKLPKDFAKQFKNKEDFHTFFQDLYKQGIEQLLQGELDAHLGYEKHNIDGYNTGNSRNGSFSKNIKSETLGNMVLAIPRDRNGEFEPQVIGKGQSMSEKIEDAILGMYSRGMTRSDIVEQVKEVYGISVSESTISTISDRILADVDLWTKRALEPQYLIVWMDAVHMKVRTDGKYENHAIYIVIGLKTDGKKEVLGMWLNKEESASFWMTVLSDIKSRGVKDILIACTDNLTGFTKAIRGVFPNTESQLCIVHQIRNSLKFVVVKDRKAFCSAMKEVYTAINQEEAVLALAEFKKNWEAKYKYAVCSWEKNWENLMPFLAYPAEIRKIMYTTNTIENLNRGIRKYTKTKVQFPDEKSVKKSVYLAIQNCEKSWINAIPSWGLIMNQFLVIFGERCNIKH from the coding sequence ATGATCGAAGATGGTAAATTACCCAAAGATTTTGCAAAGCAATTTAAAAACAAAGAAGACTTCCATACTTTTTTTCAAGACCTGTATAAACAAGGCATTGAACAGCTACTCCAGGGAGAATTGGATGCTCATCTGGGATATGAGAAGCATAATATTGACGGATACAATACAGGCAATAGCCGTAATGGTTCTTTCTCAAAGAATATAAAATCAGAGACTTTGGGCAATATGGTCCTGGCTATTCCCCGGGATAGAAATGGTGAATTCGAGCCTCAGGTCATCGGAAAAGGCCAATCGATGAGTGAAAAGATTGAAGATGCTATTTTAGGAATGTACAGTCGTGGAATGACCCGTAGTGATATTGTAGAACAAGTTAAAGAAGTTTATGGGATATCAGTAAGTGAGTCCACGATTTCGACCATCTCTGATAGAATACTGGCTGATGTTGATTTATGGACTAAAAGGGCTTTAGAACCACAGTATCTGATTGTTTGGATGGATGCTGTGCATATGAAAGTAAGAACAGATGGGAAATATGAAAACCATGCAATTTACATTGTAATCGGACTAAAAACAGATGGTAAGAAAGAAGTATTAGGAATGTGGCTAAATAAAGAAGAGTCGGCTTCATTTTGGATGACTGTACTCTCTGACATAAAATCTCGTGGAGTAAAGGATATTCTCATTGCCTGTACAGATAACCTTACCGGATTTACAAAAGCTATCAGAGGTGTTTTTCCAAATACAGAATCCCAGCTTTGCATTGTTCATCAAATAAGGAATAGCCTTAAGTTTGTAGTAGTTAAGGATAGAAAAGCATTTTGCAGTGCAATGAAAGAAGTATATACTGCAATAAATCAGGAAGAAGCCGTTTTAGCTCTGGCTGAATTTAAAAAAAACTGGGAAGCAAAATATAAATATGCCGTTTGCTCCTGGGAAAAGAATTGGGAAAATCTCATGCCTTTTTTGGCCTATCCTGCTGAAATCAGGAAAATAATGTACACCACAAATACAATAGAAAACTTAAACAGGGGAATTAGAAAATATACCAAAACAAAAGTGCAGTTCCCAGATGAAAAAAGCGTCAAGAAATCAGTCTATTTAGCAATACAAAATTGTGAAAAAAGCTGGATAAATGCAATACCAAGCTGGGGATTAATCATGAATCAGTTCTTGGTCATATTTGGAGAAAGGTGTAATATTAAACACTAA
- a CDS encoding TolC family protein translates to MKMKIFLRTLIILVFAVVKTNAQDLLTVENAVKIALENNYEIRVSANDLKVDEQNVSIGNAGMLPILQATISDNKSHQNTTQTRLDGTVNTLNNAQNNSLNYGVGLDWTIFDGFRMFALHDQLKELKKVGEAELKLTILTKVSSVITTYYDLVQQKQQLTAMDTAIAISEQRLMTAENRYKIGKASKLEVLNAKVDINTDTTNLLRQKELNANTKILLNQILARDPNTPFHVMDSIVMENVLILPDLVELAQEQNPQLQIAQMNKRVLELELKQVKANRYPTVSVNTGYNFAESQSSLGFTTQSSSKGFNYGFSASLNLFDGFNQRRNEKVAALMIQNSQLTYEQQTQAITTQLSTAYQTYLTNLLLIEVEKKNEEIAKENLDITMAKFKIGTITPIEFRTAQLNYVNARVRNSNAQYLAKLSEITLKELAGNLKLE, encoded by the coding sequence ATGAAGATGAAAATCTTTCTCCGCACCCTGATCATCCTGGTTTTTGCCGTTGTCAAAACGAATGCACAAGACCTGCTGACGGTTGAAAATGCTGTAAAAATTGCATTAGAAAACAATTATGAAATCCGTGTTTCTGCCAACGACCTTAAAGTCGATGAACAGAATGTCTCCATTGGAAATGCCGGAATGCTACCGATACTACAGGCCACAATCTCCGATAATAAGAGCCATCAGAATACCACCCAGACCCGTTTGGACGGTACGGTAAATACGCTCAACAACGCCCAGAACAACAGCCTTAATTATGGTGTGGGACTGGACTGGACCATTTTTGACGGATTCCGGATGTTTGCCCTCCACGACCAACTCAAAGAGCTGAAAAAAGTAGGAGAAGCGGAACTGAAACTGACCATACTCACAAAAGTAAGCAGTGTCATTACGACCTATTACGACCTCGTACAGCAAAAACAGCAGCTCACAGCAATGGATACTGCAATCGCGATTTCAGAACAACGCCTGATGACGGCCGAAAACCGCTATAAAATCGGTAAAGCCTCAAAATTAGAAGTCCTGAATGCCAAAGTAGATATCAATACCGACACCACCAACCTGCTGCGCCAAAAAGAACTCAATGCGAATACTAAAATCCTGCTGAACCAGATTTTAGCACGCGATCCCAATACCCCTTTCCACGTGATGGACAGCATTGTGATGGAAAACGTATTAATATTGCCCGATCTGGTAGAATTGGCCCAGGAACAAAATCCACAGTTACAGATTGCCCAGATGAATAAGCGGGTCCTGGAACTGGAACTCAAGCAGGTAAAAGCAAACCGTTATCCTACCGTGAGCGTGAACACAGGCTATAATTTTGCCGAGAGCCAATCGAGCCTTGGTTTTACCACCCAGTCTTCTTCCAAAGGATTTAACTATGGTTTTTCGGCTTCCCTGAATCTCTTTGATGGATTCAACCAACGCCGGAATGAAAAGGTAGCTGCCCTCATGATTCAAAACTCTCAATTGACCTACGAACAACAAACGCAGGCCATAACGACACAACTTTCTACCGCTTACCAAACCTACCTCACCAATTTATTGTTGATTGAAGTCGAGAAAAAAAATGAGGAAATTGCAAAGGAGAACCTTGATATCACTATGGCAAAATTCAAAATAGGTACGATAACCCCTATTGAATTCCGGACCGCACAACTGAATTATGTGAATGCGAGAGTACGCAATAGCAATGCACAATACCTGGCAAAACTATCCGAAATCACCTTAAAAGAACTTGCCGGAAACCTGAAATTAGAGTAA